In Pirellulales bacterium, the following proteins share a genomic window:
- a CDS encoding DUF4142 domain-containing protein: MLVRKITPLAVALIVIFSIAQAAIAQDPLRTGQAPTAQRHEMNKPVLGNMAMNADSQLSGCLIVDNQGEIALGQLAEQKAKDKDVKDFGQKMVKDHTEFMQQLERFAGTQGGPGRDPEARNTVSTQTAATETAVPGSTTQPLGSQQLNFVMLKQEIGQKLLDMVKKDLNEKEGSEFDKCYIGGQIGAHMQVLATLEVVRNQASPELAAVLDKGIETTKSHLEHAKKIAKALEKE, encoded by the coding sequence ATGTTAGTACGCAAAATAACGCCTCTTGCCGTCGCTCTGATAGTGATTTTTTCAATTGCCCAAGCCGCGATAGCCCAAGATCCCCTACGAACAGGACAAGCACCGACCGCCCAGCGGCATGAAATGAACAAGCCTGTGCTCGGAAACATGGCAATGAACGCGGATTCGCAACTATCCGGCTGCTTAATTGTCGACAATCAAGGTGAAATTGCATTGGGACAGCTTGCCGAGCAAAAGGCAAAAGACAAAGACGTAAAAGATTTTGGCCAAAAAATGGTGAAGGACCATACGGAGTTTATGCAACAGTTAGAGCGTTTCGCAGGTACTCAGGGCGGCCCCGGACGCGATCCAGAAGCGCGAAACACCGTCAGCACACAAACCGCGGCAACGGAAACAGCCGTTCCTGGGTCCACTACGCAGCCGCTGGGTAGCCAGCAGCTCAATTTCGTCATGTTGAAACAGGAAATTGGACAGAAACTCCTGGATATGGTGAAGAAAGACTTGAATGAAAAAGAAGGCAGCGAGTTTGATAAGTGTTATATCGGCGGTCAAATCGGCGCCCACATGCAAGTTTTGGCCACGTTGGAAGTAGTTCGTAATCAAGCTTCACCGGAATTGGCTGCGGTGCTGGATAAGGGAATCGAAACCACCAAGTCGCACTTAGAACACGCGAAGAAAATTGCCAAAGCATTGGAGAAGGAATAA